In Aliamphritea ceti, a single window of DNA contains:
- a CDS encoding substrate-binding periplasmic protein, producing the protein MQFVAIIALTPLLLFNSAIYASPINFMLPKFKPFTYVEDGEFKGIGVEKVRTIMDSMDTPYNLELAPNYGRAVEELKKNRVDGMFLASENAERNKVATFSEPVVINRWSWFILKDSKLLPGNITFHSKALVASQLNTNTHKWLLKENYQVGFAPSDIDLLPWVLSKGRVDAVFLAEEVFLKSCEDLDINPDIFIQVVQIEKPFGIYIHNNYLQSHPGFMDRLNSAIHKAL; encoded by the coding sequence ATGCAGTTCGTCGCCATAATTGCGCTCACACCATTGTTATTATTTAACAGTGCCATCTATGCAAGCCCTATAAATTTCATGCTGCCTAAATTCAAGCCCTTTACCTATGTTGAAGATGGCGAATTTAAAGGTATCGGTGTTGAAAAAGTCAGGACGATAATGGACAGCATGGATACGCCATACAACTTGGAGTTGGCCCCTAATTATGGCCGAGCGGTAGAAGAACTTAAAAAAAATAGAGTCGATGGGATGTTTCTTGCTTCTGAAAACGCAGAGCGAAACAAAGTAGCAACCTTCTCTGAACCGGTAGTAATCAATCGTTGGTCATGGTTCATTCTCAAAGATTCAAAGCTACTACCTGGCAACATTACCTTTCATTCTAAGGCGTTGGTAGCTTCACAGCTCAATACAAATACCCACAAATGGTTATTGAAGGAGAATTATCAGGTTGGATTTGCCCCTTCAGATATTGACCTATTACCCTGGGTTCTTTCTAAGGGTCGGGTCGATGCTGTTTTTCTTGCTGAAGAAGTTTTCTTAAAGAGCTGCGAAGACCTGGACATCAACCCTGATATCTTTATTCAGGTAGTACAAATTGAAAAACCGTTTGGTATTTATATCCATAATAATTACCTGCAATCACATCCTGGATTCATGGACAGACTAAATTCTGCGATTCATAAGGCGCTTTGA
- a CDS encoding DUF3012 domain-containing protein gives MKKYALALTLAAFTLVMQGCAPDVGTEGWCANLKEKPKGDWSANEAKDFTKHCIL, from the coding sequence ATGAAAAAGTATGCTTTGGCACTCACCCTGGCCGCTTTCACTTTAGTAATGCAAGGCTGCGCTCCTGATGTAGGCACCGAAGGATGGTGCGCTAATCTAAAAGAAAAACCAAAAGGTGACTGGTCAGCAAACGAAGCTAAAGACTTTACTAAGCACTGCATTTTATAA
- a CDS encoding glutathione binding-like protein, whose protein sequence is MIDLYTWGTPNGRKVSIMLEACGLPYQVHNIDIGAGDQFKPDFLAISPNNRIPAITDSSGPDNLPVSIFESGAILLYLAEKTGQYLPADPRQKIICMEWLMWQMGGFGPMLGQAHHFNRFAKEDVPYGKQRYTGEAKRLWGVLDKHLTGKDYICGTDLSIADFAIYPWACRYEWQTVDLADFPAVHQWMQRLAAKDFINKGMQVPDSR, encoded by the coding sequence ATGATTGATCTGTATACCTGGGGTACACCAAACGGCCGCAAAGTATCTATTATGCTGGAAGCCTGCGGCCTGCCCTATCAGGTTCATAATATTGATATTGGAGCCGGTGATCAGTTTAAACCTGATTTTCTGGCAATCAGCCCAAACAATCGTATTCCTGCAATTACAGACTCTTCAGGGCCAGATAACCTGCCTGTGTCTATATTTGAAAGCGGCGCTATCCTGCTCTACCTGGCTGAAAAAACCGGGCAGTATTTACCTGCGGATCCTCGCCAGAAAATCATCTGTATGGAATGGCTGATGTGGCAAATGGGTGGCTTTGGCCCCATGCTGGGACAAGCACATCATTTCAATCGATTTGCTAAAGAAGATGTACCTTACGGTAAGCAACGTTATACCGGTGAAGCGAAACGCCTTTGGGGTGTTTTGGATAAACACCTGACCGGTAAAGATTACATCTGCGGAACTGATCTCAGCATTGCAGACTTTGCCATCTATCCCTGGGCCTGCCGTTACGAATGGCAAACAGTTGATCTGGCAGACTTTCCGGCGGTTCATCAGTGGATGCAACGGTTAGCAGCCAAAGACTTTATCAATAAAGGTATGCAAGTGCCTGATAGCCGCTAA
- a CDS encoding LysE family translocator, protein MDMLTTEFLITSLIIVLLPGTGVIFTVATGLSSGRRASISASVGCTLGIVPHLMASIFGLAALLHTSSLAFQAFKYAGVIYLLFLAWGMWRQTGSIRFDNNETPATSYFRIALQAMLINILNPKLSIFFLAFLPQFIPTNTATPLSDMLILSFIFMLMTLAVFISYGLFAHHVKRYIQHSPAIMIWLQRSFAGIFIALSARLASSEK, encoded by the coding sequence ATGGATATGTTAACCACAGAATTTCTGATCACCTCCCTGATTATCGTTTTACTGCCGGGAACTGGCGTCATATTTACTGTTGCTACGGGGCTTAGTAGCGGCCGGCGGGCCAGCATCTCTGCATCTGTTGGTTGCACCTTAGGTATCGTACCTCACTTAATGGCGAGTATCTTTGGCCTTGCAGCTTTACTGCATACCAGTAGCCTGGCATTTCAGGCTTTCAAATATGCAGGCGTCATTTACCTGCTGTTTCTGGCATGGGGAATGTGGCGGCAAACCGGCAGTATTCGCTTCGATAACAATGAAACGCCAGCCACCAGCTATTTCAGGATCGCCCTACAGGCTATGCTGATTAATATCCTGAACCCTAAACTGTCGATATTCTTTCTGGCGTTTCTGCCGCAGTTCATTCCAACAAATACCGCAACACCACTCTCGGACATGCTAATTCTTAGCTTTATCTTTATGTTAATGACTCTGGCTGTCTTTATTAGTTACGGCCTCTTTGCCCATCATGTAAAACGCTATATCCAGCACAGCCCTGCAATCATGATCTGGCTTCAACGCAGTTTTGCCGGAATATTTATTGCTCTGAGTGCCCGACTGGCCAGCAGCGAAAAGTGA
- a CDS encoding trimethylamine methyltransferase family protein has product MQTTSGQRTSRRRGTSRSAGRAAQAMNQLPWQQLQNPIAPIKIISDDQLESIHHASLDILEQVGVKVLLPEAREIMQQAGAQTSADSEQVYFDREMIESLIKKAPSEFTLHARNPAHNLRFGSNYVNFGTVASAPNASCMEKGRRAGNRKDYQDFLRLAQHFNIIHFLSGYPVEPVDVHPGVRHLDCLADAVRLTDKVMNCYSLGVERNQDAIEIARIARGISDEQLDAEPSLFTIINTNSPLSLDIPMLQGIMEMAKRNQVVVITPFTLAGAMAPVTLAGALAQQNAEALAGLCFAQMVSPGAPVVYGGFTSNVDMKSGSPAFGTPEYMQAAQIGGQLARRYNLPYRSSNVNAANTVDAQAGIESTMALWGALGGGVNLLMHGAGWMEGGLCASFEKFVLDVDLLQMMASYLQPPEVSDASLAVSTIAEVGPGGHFFGCAHTMERYETAFYAPLISDWSNYETWDGKGRPTAFEKANQVYKKALTEYQQPVLDPAIDEELESFISQRKAAGGVATDF; this is encoded by the coding sequence ATGCAAACTACTTCCGGGCAACGTACTTCCCGCCGCCGTGGCACCTCCCGCAGCGCCGGACGAGCCGCTCAGGCCATGAACCAACTTCCGTGGCAGCAGCTACAAAATCCAATCGCGCCTATTAAGATAATCAGCGATGATCAGTTAGAAAGCATCCACCACGCATCACTGGATATTCTCGAACAGGTAGGCGTGAAGGTCTTATTGCCCGAAGCCCGTGAGATCATGCAGCAGGCAGGCGCTCAGACATCTGCAGATTCAGAACAGGTTTACTTCGACCGGGAGATGATCGAGTCCCTCATCAAAAAAGCCCCGTCAGAATTTACCTTACATGCTCGTAATCCGGCCCATAATCTGCGCTTCGGCAGCAATTATGTAAACTTCGGCACGGTCGCCAGCGCACCCAATGCCAGCTGTATGGAAAAAGGCCGCCGGGCAGGTAACCGTAAGGACTATCAGGATTTCCTCCGCCTGGCCCAGCACTTTAACATCATCCATTTTCTCTCCGGCTATCCGGTTGAACCCGTCGATGTACATCCCGGTGTGCGTCACCTGGACTGCCTTGCAGATGCGGTGCGGTTAACCGACAAAGTCATGAACTGCTATTCACTGGGCGTTGAACGTAATCAGGATGCCATCGAAATTGCCCGCATCGCACGGGGCATCAGCGACGAGCAGCTCGATGCTGAACCCAGCCTGTTTACCATCATCAATACTAACTCTCCCCTGTCGTTAGATATTCCGATGCTGCAGGGCATTATGGAAATGGCAAAACGCAATCAGGTCGTTGTTATTACGCCATTCACACTGGCAGGCGCAATGGCACCGGTAACTCTGGCGGGTGCACTGGCACAACAAAATGCTGAGGCCCTTGCCGGTTTATGTTTTGCTCAGATGGTTAGCCCCGGCGCTCCGGTGGTGTATGGCGGCTTCACTTCCAATGTGGATATGAAGTCCGGCTCTCCCGCCTTTGGCACCCCGGAATATATGCAGGCGGCACAAATAGGCGGCCAACTGGCACGCCGCTATAACCTGCCCTACCGCAGCTCCAACGTAAACGCAGCAAATACTGTTGATGCCCAGGCGGGTATTGAATCCACCATGGCTCTGTGGGGCGCACTTGGCGGCGGCGTTAATCTGCTGATGCACGGTGCCGGATGGATGGAAGGCGGCTTATGTGCCTCATTCGAAAAATTCGTGCTGGATGTCGACCTCTTACAAATGATGGCCAGCTACCTGCAACCACCGGAAGTCAGCGATGCCAGTTTAGCCGTCAGCACCATTGCTGAAGTTGGCCCCGGTGGGCACTTCTTCGGCTGCGCACACACGATGGAACGCTACGAAACAGCCTTCTATGCCCCCCTCATTTCTGACTGGAGCAATTATGAAACCTGGGATGGAAAAGGCCGACCAACCGCTTTTGAGAAAGCTAATCAGGTTTACAAAAAAGCCCTGACCGAATATCAACAACCTGTGCTTGATCCGGCCATCGACGAAGAACTGGAAAGTTTCATCAGCCAGCGTAAAGCCGCCGGTGGCGTCGCCACAGACTTTTAA
- a CDS encoding GcvT family protein, with protein MKSHVQVAVIGGGVVGCSVLYHLTKLGWKDVCLIERSELTAGSTWHAAGGMHTLNSDPNVAKLQNYTINLYKELEEISGQSCGIHMSGGIMVADTPERLEFLKTAHAKGKYLGLESEFIDMDEVKKLHPLLDTSHFCGALYDPLEGHVDPSGVTHAYAKAARIGGAEIYRQCPVLDLKQTPEGHWEVITEKGTIIAEHVVNCGGLWAREVGRMVGLELPILAMEHQYLITDTMPEVQALDKELPHCIDFSGEMYMRQEGQGLVMGTYEQACVAWSERQTPWHFGHELLNPDLERISPSLEIAFAHVPALANAGIKQTINGPFTFAPDGNPLVGPVRGLKNFWVACGVMAGFSQGGGVGLALSNWMVHGDPGSDIFAMDVARYGDWATMAYTNTKVKENYQRRFRIGYPNEELPAARPHRTTPIYDLLKQKNAVFGTSYGLEHALWFAAEGQYPEEIPSFRRSNAFEQVAAECQAVRNQVGLLEISNFAKYRISGNGAAAWLDNLLANNLPAVGRMVLAPMLNKSGKLLGDFTVARLESNEFYIFGSGTAEEFHLRWFEQQLEGIKDVQLECLRTRLTGLSIAGPNTKQLLSKLTHHDLNDFSFMSIARMDVGHAPALVGRISFTGEQGYEIWVEPDYLRAVYMSLTEAGADLGLRHFGGRALDSLRHEKGFGGWTREFTPDYQPYQAGMGRFVKPTKGEFIGQSAVAEFAGQQAEKVLIQLAIDDLGGDADAVADEPVFFNDEVVGWVTSGAYGHCVKMSLAHAYVDSAVAAEDNFSVEILGNIHPATRLAEPPYDPSGSKMRGA; from the coding sequence ATGAAATCTCATGTACAGGTTGCCGTAATTGGCGGCGGCGTTGTTGGTTGCAGCGTCCTCTATCATCTGACAAAGCTGGGCTGGAAAGATGTCTGCCTGATTGAACGTTCAGAGCTGACCGCCGGTTCTACCTGGCATGCCGCCGGTGGTATGCACACACTGAACAGCGACCCCAACGTCGCCAAACTGCAAAACTATACGATCAACCTGTACAAAGAGCTTGAAGAAATTTCTGGCCAGTCCTGTGGCATTCACATGAGCGGCGGCATCATGGTGGCCGATACACCGGAACGTCTCGAGTTCCTTAAAACCGCGCATGCCAAAGGTAAATACCTGGGACTGGAAAGCGAATTCATTGATATGGATGAAGTCAAAAAACTGCATCCTCTGCTGGATACCAGTCACTTCTGTGGCGCGCTTTACGACCCGCTCGAAGGCCACGTTGACCCTTCAGGTGTAACCCACGCTTATGCAAAAGCAGCCCGTATTGGCGGTGCAGAAATTTATCGCCAGTGCCCGGTTCTCGATCTGAAACAAACCCCGGAAGGCCACTGGGAAGTGATCACTGAAAAAGGCACTATTATTGCCGAGCACGTGGTTAACTGCGGTGGATTATGGGCCCGTGAAGTAGGTCGCATGGTAGGGCTGGAGTTACCGATTCTGGCGATGGAACACCAGTATCTGATTACCGATACCATGCCAGAAGTACAGGCTCTGGATAAAGAACTGCCTCACTGCATCGATTTTTCCGGCGAAATGTATATGCGCCAGGAAGGCCAGGGGCTGGTAATGGGCACCTATGAGCAAGCCTGCGTTGCATGGTCAGAGCGACAAACCCCATGGCACTTTGGCCATGAACTGCTTAACCCTGATTTAGAGCGTATATCTCCCAGCCTGGAAATAGCTTTTGCACACGTGCCTGCACTGGCTAACGCGGGTATCAAGCAAACCATCAATGGACCCTTTACCTTCGCACCGGACGGTAATCCGCTGGTAGGCCCGGTTCGTGGCCTGAAAAACTTCTGGGTTGCCTGCGGTGTAATGGCAGGCTTCAGCCAAGGCGGCGGCGTTGGGCTGGCGTTATCTAACTGGATGGTTCACGGTGACCCGGGCAGCGATATATTTGCCATGGATGTAGCCCGTTATGGAGATTGGGCCACCATGGCATACACCAACACCAAGGTTAAAGAAAACTATCAGCGCCGTTTCCGCATTGGTTATCCTAATGAAGAATTACCGGCAGCCCGACCGCACCGTACAACACCGATTTATGATCTGCTGAAACAAAAGAATGCGGTATTCGGCACCAGCTATGGCCTGGAGCACGCGCTGTGGTTTGCTGCTGAAGGTCAGTATCCTGAAGAGATACCCAGCTTCCGCCGTTCAAATGCGTTTGAACAAGTCGCCGCTGAATGTCAGGCCGTACGGAATCAGGTGGGGCTGCTGGAAATATCTAACTTTGCCAAGTACCGCATCAGCGGTAATGGCGCAGCAGCCTGGCTGGATAACCTGCTCGCCAATAACTTGCCGGCTGTTGGTCGTATGGTGCTGGCACCTATGCTGAATAAGTCAGGTAAGCTGCTGGGTGACTTCACCGTCGCCCGTTTAGAAAGCAATGAGTTTTACATCTTTGGTTCCGGTACTGCTGAAGAATTCCACCTCCGCTGGTTTGAACAACAGCTGGAAGGCATTAAAGATGTTCAGCTTGAATGCCTGCGCACCCGCCTGACCGGCCTGTCTATTGCAGGACCAAACACCAAACAGCTGCTCAGTAAACTTACCCACCATGACCTGAATGACTTCAGTTTCATGAGTATTGCCCGTATGGATGTGGGCCACGCGCCTGCGCTGGTTGGCCGTATCAGTTTTACCGGCGAACAGGGTTATGAAATCTGGGTAGAGCCAGATTATTTACGCGCTGTATACATGAGCCTGACTGAAGCCGGTGCTGATCTGGGCCTGCGTCATTTTGGTGGTCGGGCACTGGACAGCCTGCGCCACGAAAAAGGTTTCGGTGGCTGGACCCGCGAATTTACACCGGATTATCAGCCATACCAGGCAGGTATGGGCCGTTTCGTGAAACCCACTAAAGGTGAGTTTATTGGCCAGTCTGCAGTTGCTGAATTCGCCGGACAACAGGCGGAAAAAGTACTCATACAACTGGCTATTGATGATCTTGGTGGCGATGCAGATGCCGTCGCAGACGAACCGGTTTTCTTCAATGATGAAGTCGTCGGCTGGGTGACCTCAGGGGCATATGGCCACTGTGTCAAAATGAGCCTCGCTCATGCCTATGTAGATAGCGCAGTGGCCGCCGAAGACAACTTCAGCGTCGAAATTCTGGGCAATATACACCCTGCAACCCGACTGGCTGAACCGCCTTATGATCCATCTGGCAGCAAAATGCGAGGCGCCTGA
- a CDS encoding sarcosine oxidase subunit beta family protein yields the protein MQRYSIFNLIRHALGYHRGWQSNWRTPTPKDHYDIIIVGGGGHGLATAYYLAKKHGINRVAVIEKGWLGGGNTGRNTTIVRSNYLYDESSALFEHAMKLWEGLSQELNYNVMFSQRGLMHLAHNEHDLHEITRRCHAIRMNGIDSEILTPQQIKQQVPMINLDVRFPVLGALYQGRAGTARHDAVAWGYARGADDLGVDIIQNCEVLGFDIQNNEVRGVHTTQGLIRASKVGCVAAGNSSVLAAQAGLKLPLESATLQAFVSEPLKPMLNSVVTSNTVHCYVSQSDKGELVIGGSSDPYNSYSQRGGFDQIEHVVGPMAELYPIISRLKMMRQWGGTVDLAPDRSPILGESSIRNLYFNCGWGTGGFKATPGSGDLFADSLAKDRMHPILKPFGLERFASGELIDEGAAAGVAH from the coding sequence ATGCAGCGTTACTCGATCTTTAATCTGATTCGCCACGCCCTGGGTTATCACCGAGGCTGGCAAAGTAACTGGCGAACGCCCACGCCAAAAGATCATTACGACATCATCATTGTTGGCGGTGGCGGCCACGGGCTCGCAACCGCTTACTATCTTGCAAAAAAACACGGTATTAACCGGGTTGCGGTAATCGAAAAAGGCTGGCTGGGTGGGGGTAATACCGGGCGTAATACCACCATCGTTCGCTCTAATTATCTCTATGACGAGTCTTCTGCCCTGTTCGAACATGCCATGAAACTTTGGGAAGGCCTTTCTCAGGAACTGAACTACAACGTGATGTTCTCACAACGGGGCCTGATGCATCTGGCGCACAACGAGCATGACCTCCATGAGATCACCCGCCGCTGCCATGCTATTCGGATGAACGGTATCGACTCCGAAATACTCACTCCACAGCAGATCAAACAGCAGGTACCTATGATCAATCTGGATGTCCGCTTTCCGGTTCTGGGCGCACTGTATCAGGGCCGTGCAGGCACTGCCCGACACGATGCAGTCGCCTGGGGCTATGCCCGTGGCGCCGATGATCTGGGCGTGGATATTATCCAGAACTGCGAAGTACTCGGCTTTGATATACAGAACAATGAAGTCCGTGGCGTACACACCACACAGGGCCTAATCAGGGCCAGTAAAGTCGGTTGCGTAGCAGCAGGAAACTCCAGTGTTCTGGCGGCACAGGCTGGCCTGAAACTGCCACTGGAGTCAGCCACTTTGCAGGCGTTTGTTTCTGAACCGCTCAAACCTATGCTTAATTCTGTGGTGACCTCTAACACCGTGCATTGTTACGTCAGCCAATCGGATAAAGGTGAGCTGGTCATTGGCGGCTCCTCTGATCCGTACAACAGCTATTCTCAACGGGGAGGCTTTGATCAGATCGAACATGTTGTTGGCCCAATGGCTGAACTGTATCCGATCATCAGCCGGCTCAAAATGATGCGCCAGTGGGGCGGCACCGTTGACCTGGCTCCGGACCGTTCACCTATTTTAGGTGAATCCAGTATCCGTAATCTGTACTTCAATTGTGGCTGGGGGACCGGAGGCTTCAAAGCAACGCCTGGCTCTGGGGATCTGTTCGCCGACTCACTGGCAAAAGACCGGATGCACCCGATTCTCAAGCCTTTCGGGCTGGAACGCTTTGCAAGCGGTGAACTCATCGACGAAGGCGCTGCAGCGGGTGTTGCCCACTAG
- a CDS encoding sarcosine oxidase subunit delta, protein MLLIECPWCGRCEQSEFHYGGEAHLTRATSASDNTELTEFLFLRNNVRGDTAERWFHATGCRRWFNAVRNTVDDRFICTYKPGDTATQGTTDA, encoded by the coding sequence ATGCTATTAATTGAATGCCCCTGGTGTGGCCGCTGTGAACAGAGCGAATTTCATTACGGCGGAGAAGCCCACCTCACCCGCGCGACATCGGCGAGTGACAATACAGAGCTGACGGAATTTCTCTTCCTGCGCAATAACGTCCGTGGCGACACCGCTGAGCGCTGGTTCCATGCAACCGGTTGCCGCCGCTGGTTTAACGCCGTTCGTAACACCGTGGATGATCGTTTTATCTGCACCTATAAACCCGGTGATACAGCCACACAAGGAACTACCGATGCCTGA
- a CDS encoding sarcosine oxidase subunit alpha family protein: MPDSLNRTGHGLKPDAKTVNFQFNGKSCQALEGDTLASALLANGIHFVGRSFKYHRPRGIFTAGSEEPNAIVQVGSAGYAEPNVRATEVEVYEGLEARSQNCWPSLTFDLLGMNSLISRFIPAGFYYKTFMWPRSFWLKYEHFIRQSAGMGECPQQPDAEHYEKHHRHCDVLIAGAGPAGLAAALTAGRSGARVILVDEHPQTGGQLNDRGFKQEQQDWLQQTTEALQALPNVTLMLRTTLSGYYDHNYCTLLEKVSDHLPPAERHDCRQRLWKIRAGQVIIASGAFERPLVFADNDRPGVMLASAVRSYINRYGTLPAQKICVFTNNDSAYQTALDAHQAGAQVQIIDLRQQPTELSPDSLPGQAQTAGITIHWNSAVTAVQGKTQVNAVTIHQLTADGESIQGVATKLNCQCIAASGGWTPNVSLFSQARGKLKFDDKQQHFVPDSGVAINPNISAGACNGRYDLEGCISEGKAAAQKALIALQITVTESSTKTQLNSIEDQPAHLAPRTLWAVPCDHPIGEGPKKHFHELQNDSTAGDIALAAREGFHSVEHLKRYTTTGMGTDQGKTSNVNALALMAEYRRLPIASVGTTRFRQPYTPVTFGAIAGRDLKNLFAPKRHTNIQPWHDQHGAVMEDAGGWRRPRYYQQHPGETMHQAVQRECTQVRKTAGMVDASTLGKIGIQGKDAAEFLERIYTNRWHTLKTGQCRYGLMLNEQGMVIDDGVTSKIAEHHFHMTTTTGGAARVYQILEDYRQTEWPELDVYLTSVTEQWSVISLSGPQAEAMLQPLTDQPINATAFPDMSWQTIDIAGVTSRVFRISFSGEPGYEINVPARYGKYIWERLWQQGKSVNCVAYGTESIHLLRAEMGFIIVGQDSDGTHTPMDLGMQWIVASDKADFVGKRGLQRSVFSQTNRKQLVGLIPKNSTVTLPEGAQVVLPGATQGQDKGIGHVTSSYFSPTIESGFAMAMVSGGKQRKGEGLEVMLLSGETVPVTVTCTRFLEAFNQQNQQEAS, translated from the coding sequence ATGCCTGACTCACTTAACCGCACCGGTCACGGTCTTAAGCCCGATGCAAAAACTGTCAACTTTCAGTTTAACGGCAAAAGTTGTCAAGCTCTGGAAGGCGATACCCTGGCTTCAGCTCTGTTAGCAAACGGTATACATTTTGTTGGCCGGAGCTTCAAATATCACCGTCCCCGGGGCATTTTCACCGCCGGCAGCGAAGAGCCTAACGCAATTGTACAAGTAGGCAGCGCTGGCTATGCAGAACCAAACGTCCGTGCCACTGAAGTCGAAGTCTATGAAGGTCTGGAAGCACGCAGCCAAAACTGCTGGCCCTCCCTGACGTTTGATCTGTTAGGTATGAATAGCCTGATCAGTCGTTTTATACCCGCGGGCTTTTACTACAAAACCTTTATGTGGCCGCGAAGCTTTTGGCTTAAATACGAGCACTTTATCCGACAGAGTGCCGGCATGGGCGAATGCCCTCAACAACCTGATGCAGAGCACTACGAAAAGCATCACCGCCATTGCGATGTGTTAATTGCCGGTGCCGGACCCGCCGGATTAGCGGCGGCTCTGACAGCTGGCCGCAGCGGTGCCAGAGTTATTCTGGTAGATGAACACCCGCAAACCGGCGGCCAACTTAACGACCGCGGTTTTAAGCAGGAGCAGCAAGACTGGCTACAGCAAACCACCGAAGCACTACAGGCACTGCCCAATGTAACCCTGATGCTACGTACTACACTGAGCGGTTATTATGATCACAACTACTGCACCCTACTGGAAAAAGTCAGTGACCATTTGCCCCCCGCTGAACGTCATGATTGTCGCCAGCGCTTATGGAAAATTCGCGCCGGCCAGGTGATCATTGCCAGCGGTGCTTTCGAACGGCCACTGGTCTTTGCAGACAATGACCGTCCGGGCGTCATGCTTGCAAGTGCGGTTCGCAGTTATATTAATCGTTACGGTACTTTGCCGGCACAGAAAATCTGCGTATTTACAAACAATGATTCAGCCTATCAGACAGCACTGGATGCCCATCAGGCCGGTGCACAAGTACAGATTATAGATCTGCGCCAACAACCCACAGAGCTTTCCCCTGACAGCCTGCCCGGCCAGGCTCAAACAGCAGGTATTACCATTCACTGGAACAGTGCAGTGACTGCGGTACAGGGCAAAACCCAGGTAAATGCCGTCACTATTCACCAATTAACCGCTGATGGTGAAAGTATTCAGGGAGTCGCTACTAAGCTGAACTGCCAGTGCATCGCAGCATCCGGCGGCTGGACACCTAATGTCAGCCTGTTCAGCCAGGCCAGAGGCAAGCTGAAATTTGATGACAAACAGCAGCATTTTGTACCCGACAGCGGCGTTGCCATTAATCCCAATATCAGTGCCGGTGCCTGCAATGGCCGTTATGACCTGGAAGGTTGTATCAGTGAAGGGAAAGCTGCCGCTCAAAAAGCACTGATTGCACTGCAGATAACTGTCACCGAAAGCAGTACCAAAACACAGCTAAACAGCATTGAAGATCAGCCGGCACATCTTGCCCCACGCACCCTCTGGGCAGTACCCTGTGACCACCCTATTGGCGAAGGGCCCAAAAAACATTTCCACGAATTACAAAACGACTCGACCGCAGGAGATATCGCACTCGCAGCCCGTGAAGGTTTTCATTCAGTGGAACATCTGAAGCGATATACAACCACCGGCATGGGGACCGACCAGGGCAAAACCTCAAATGTAAACGCCCTCGCGCTCATGGCCGAATACCGCCGCCTGCCCATCGCATCCGTCGGGACCACCCGCTTCCGTCAGCCTTATACGCCGGTGACTTTTGGCGCCATCGCCGGACGGGATCTGAAAAACCTGTTTGCACCCAAGCGTCATACCAACATCCAGCCGTGGCATGATCAGCATGGTGCAGTAATGGAAGATGCTGGCGGCTGGCGCCGACCCCGCTACTATCAGCAACATCCCGGCGAAACTATGCATCAGGCGGTACAAAGAGAATGCACCCAGGTACGCAAAACCGCCGGTATGGTAGATGCATCTACGTTGGGGAAAATTGGTATTCAGGGTAAAGACGCTGCTGAATTCCTCGAGCGGATTTACACCAACCGCTGGCATACTCTGAAAACAGGCCAATGCCGCTATGGTCTGATGCTAAACGAGCAAGGCATGGTTATTGATGACGGTGTCACCAGCAAAATAGCCGAACACCATTTCCATATGACTACTACGACCGGCGGTGCTGCCCGTGTATATCAGATTCTGGAAGATTATCGACAAACTGAATGGCCGGAGCTGGATGTATATCTAACCTCAGTTACCGAGCAATGGAGTGTTATCAGCCTCAGCGGCCCTCAGGCCGAAGCAATGTTGCAACCGCTGACGGATCAGCCAATTAACGCAACTGCATTTCCGGATATGAGTTGGCAGACAATCGACATTGCTGGTGTAACATCACGGGTATTCCGGATCAGTTTTAGTGGCGAACCCGGCTATGAGATCAACGTCCCTGCCCGCTACGGAAAATATATCTGGGAACGCCTCTGGCAACAGGGAAAAAGCGTTAATTGCGTTGCATACGGTACTGAAAGCATCCATTTACTGCGGGCAGAAATGGGCTTCATCATCGTCGGTCAAGACAGTGATGGCACCCACACGCCAATGGACTTAGGCATGCAATGGATAGTGGCTTCTGACAAAGCAGACTTTGTAGGCAAACGCGGCCTGCAACGCAGTGTCTTCAGCCAGACTAACCGTAAACAACTAGTAGGCCTCATACCAAAGAACAGCACAGTTACACTGCCGGAAGGTGCCCAGGTAGTATTGCCCGGTGCTACTCAGGGCCAGGACAAAGGCATTGGTCACGTTACATCCAGCTATTTTAGCCCGACCATCGAATCCGGTTTCGCCATGGCAATGGTCAGCGGTGGCAAACAGCGTAAAGGGGAAGGTCTGGAAGTCATGTTACTCAGTGGTGAAACTGTCCCGGTTACTGTTACCTGTACCCGCTTTCTGGAAGCATTTAACCAGCAAAACCAACAGGAGGCTTCATGA